One Massilia sp. 9096 genomic window carries:
- the zwf gene encoding glucose-6-phosphate dehydrogenase yields the protein MAISDFDLVFFGGSGDLAMRKLLPAMYARDVAHDLPASARIICVGREDLSQEAFLHMIETNSKPHIKENVDEGAWRDFLARITWVQLDAGNPASYGALADALRPDTGMSRSTDTGLTRVYYLATPPALFARICDNLAKAGLVTPASRVVLEKPLGRDLESAKQINADVGRVFAESQIYRIDHYLGKETVQNLLALRFGNILFEPLWRREWISDVQITIAEKLGVGNRLGYYDTSGALRDMLQNHLLQLLCIVAMEPPASISPDAVRDAKLQVLRSLKRFTPTTLSQNIVRGQYRAGYIDGQQVPGYREEPNAPQHSKTETFVAMKAEIDTWRWAGVPFYLRTGKRMADRLAEIVVRFKQIPHSIFNQPTSSFQPNSLVIRLQPDEGLSMNLMAKTPGDSMRLKQAELELDFREQFKSPRMEAYERLLLDVLRGQLTLFMRGDELEAAWEWVEPILDHWEQDDTTPAPYSSGTWGPAAASALIGRDGLQWREEALPED from the coding sequence ATGGCAATTTCCGACTTCGACCTCGTTTTCTTCGGCGGCAGCGGCGACCTCGCAATGCGCAAGCTGCTCCCCGCCATGTATGCGCGCGACGTGGCGCACGACCTGCCGGCCAGCGCGCGCATCATCTGCGTGGGACGCGAAGACCTGTCACAGGAAGCCTTCCTGCACATGATCGAAACGAACTCGAAGCCGCACATCAAGGAAAACGTGGACGAGGGGGCCTGGCGCGATTTCCTCGCCCGCATCACCTGGGTGCAGCTGGACGCCGGCAACCCCGCCAGCTACGGCGCGCTGGCCGATGCATTGCGTCCGGACACCGGCATGTCGCGTTCGACCGATACCGGCCTGACCCGGGTCTACTACCTGGCCACGCCGCCGGCCCTGTTCGCGCGCATCTGCGACAACCTGGCCAAGGCCGGGCTGGTCACGCCGGCCTCGCGCGTGGTGCTGGAAAAGCCGCTCGGCCGCGACCTCGAATCGGCCAAGCAGATCAACGCCGACGTCGGCCGCGTCTTCGCCGAATCGCAGATCTACCGGATCGACCACTACCTCGGCAAGGAGACCGTGCAGAACCTGCTGGCGCTGCGCTTCGGTAACATCCTGTTCGAGCCGCTGTGGCGGCGCGAGTGGATCAGCGACGTGCAGATCACCATCGCCGAAAAGCTCGGCGTCGGCAACCGCCTCGGCTACTACGACACCTCGGGCGCGTTGCGCGACATGCTGCAGAACCACCTGCTGCAGCTGCTGTGCATCGTGGCGATGGAGCCGCCGGCCTCGATCTCGCCGGACGCCGTGCGCGACGCCAAGCTGCAGGTGCTGCGCTCGCTCAAGCGCTTCACGCCGACCACGCTGTCGCAGAACATCGTGCGCGGCCAGTACCGCGCCGGCTACATCGACGGCCAGCAGGTGCCGGGCTACCGCGAAGAGCCGAACGCGCCGCAGCATTCCAAGACCGAGACCTTCGTCGCGATGAAGGCCGAGATCGACACCTGGCGCTGGGCCGGCGTGCCGTTCTACCTGCGCACCGGCAAGCGCATGGCCGACCGTCTGGCCGAGATCGTCGTGCGCTTCAAGCAGATCCCGCACTCGATCTTCAACCAGCCGACGTCCAGCTTCCAGCCCAACAGCCTGGTGATCCGCCTGCAGCCGGACGAAGGCCTGTCGATGAACCTGATGGCCAAGACCCCGGGCGACTCGATGCGCCTGAAGCAGGCCGAGCTCGAACTCGACTTCCGCGAGCAGTTCAAGTCGCCGCGCATGGAAGCCTACGAGCGCCTGCTGCTGGACGTCCTGCGCGGCCAGCTGACCCTGTTCATGCGCGGCGACGAGCTGGAAGCGGCGTGGGAATGGGTCGAGCCGATCCTGGACCACTGGGAACAGGACGACACCACCCCGGCGCCGTACAGCTCGGGCACCTGGGGTCCGGCCGCGGCATCCGCCCTGATCGGCCGCGACGGCCTGCAGTGGCGCGAAGAAGCGCTGCCGGAAGACTGA
- a CDS encoding SIS domain-containing protein, which translates to MLLDSIRTQLDSLSKSERKVALAVLAAPGATVSQNITALARNAQVSEPTVVRFCRTLGYDGWHEFKLKLAQGLALALPGASEQPAQDDLAADLVNKICSRSINTLLDLRNNIKPELIQQALDILARANKIEIYGQGTSGFVAADAQHKFFRSGVPTVAYTDPTIHSIAAALLREGDALVAISQRGNNPALVRSAKLARRGGAEVIVLAPSGTQLADMASLLIPIDLVFATDPYTPISARLAYLVVIDVLAVGLALQRGPEFRKKMQNAQKALQEFDMQFDSFIG; encoded by the coding sequence GTGCTGCTCGATTCCATCCGCACCCAGCTCGACTCGCTCTCCAAGTCGGAGCGCAAGGTCGCGCTCGCGGTGCTGGCCGCGCCCGGCGCGACGGTCAGCCAGAACATCACCGCCCTGGCGCGCAACGCCCAGGTGTCGGAGCCGACCGTGGTGCGCTTTTGCCGCACGCTCGGCTACGACGGCTGGCATGAGTTCAAGCTGAAACTGGCGCAAGGTCTGGCGCTGGCCCTGCCCGGCGCCAGCGAGCAGCCGGCCCAGGACGACCTGGCCGCCGACCTCGTCAATAAAATCTGCAGCCGCTCGATCAACACCCTGCTCGACCTGCGCAACAACATCAAACCCGAGCTGATCCAACAGGCGCTCGACATCCTGGCGCGCGCCAACAAGATCGAGATCTACGGCCAGGGCACCTCGGGCTTCGTGGCCGCCGACGCGCAACATAAATTCTTCCGCTCGGGCGTGCCGACCGTCGCCTACACCGATCCGACCATCCACTCGATCGCCGCGGCGCTGCTGCGCGAAGGCGACGCGCTGGTCGCGATCTCGCAGCGCGGCAACAACCCGGCGCTGGTGCGCTCGGCCAAGCTGGCGCGCCGCGGCGGCGCAGAGGTGATCGTGCTGGCGCCGTCGGGCACACAGCTGGCCGACATGGCCAGCCTGCTGATCCCGATCGACCTGGTGTTCGCCACCGACCCGTACACGCCGATCTCCGCGCGCCTGGCCTACCTGGTCGTGATCGACGTGCTGGCGGTCGGCCTGGCGCTGCAGCGCGGTCCCGAGTTCCGCAAGAAGATGCAGAACGCGCAGAAGGCGCTGCAGGAATTCGACATGCAGTTCGATTCCTTTATCGGGTAA
- a CDS encoding porin family protein — protein sequence MKKFALALAVGAFAMGRFGTAQAQWYNQPANPSRYYFGLAASSADTDFKVPGVARTGDTNWETSWKAFVGADYDPWVGAELGYIDTRTDDFTYAANGVNGRVGSRGYNIYLAAKGRYPMPMFPQAEVFGKLGVEYSRRKLDAGPFLASSTDDNIGPYVGVGALWNFTPQWAVVAEYERFGRSKNIGASADVLTVGLRFNFPTSLR from the coding sequence ATGAAGAAGTTCGCTCTTGCGCTCGCTGTCGGCGCATTCGCAATGGGCAGGTTCGGCACGGCCCAGGCCCAGTGGTACAACCAGCCGGCCAACCCGTCGCGCTACTACTTCGGCCTGGCCGCCTCCTCGGCCGACACCGATTTCAAGGTGCCCGGCGTCGCACGGACCGGCGATACCAACTGGGAAACGTCCTGGAAGGCGTTCGTCGGCGCCGACTACGATCCCTGGGTCGGCGCCGAGCTGGGCTACATCGACACCCGTACCGATGACTTCACCTACGCCGCCAACGGCGTCAACGGCCGGGTCGGCAGCCGCGGCTACAACATCTACCTGGCCGCCAAGGGCCGCTATCCGATGCCGATGTTTCCGCAGGCGGAAGTGTTCGGCAAGCTGGGCGTCGAATACAGCCGGCGCAAGCTCGACGCCGGTCCTTTCCTGGCCTCGAGCACCGACGACAACATCGGTCCCTATGTCGGCGTCGGCGCGCTGTGGAACTTCACGCCGCAGTGGGCCGTGGTGGCCGAGTACGAGCGTTTCGGGCGCAGCAAGAACATCGGCGCCAGCGCCGACGTGCTGACGGTGGGGTTGCGCTTCAATTTCCCGACCTCGTTGCGCTGA
- a CDS encoding epoxide hydrolase family protein: protein MSNATQPIEPSIEPFRIAIPDADLIELRQRLARVRLAPGLQEQGWHQGVNPGFLYGLLDYWARDFDWRTQEARLNALPQYLAQLKGRTIHFVHQPGKGPAPLPLVLTHGWPGSFIEFEKLIPLLADPGAHGADPADAFHVVVPSLPGYAFSPSDGHKGTGTYETAALWAALMTQLGYERFGAQGGDLGSNLSSWLGIRFPERLIGMHLNYIPTSYQPPLGDGQPPLTPEEQAWKKRQDAWKEEEGAYRRMHATKPYTAAAGLNDSPAGLAAWIAEKFHAWSDDFDKSISLDTLLTDISLYWFTQTIFSSFQMYVEDSARPVKPEGRVQPPIGVAAFPSEIPMPPRSWAERCFDVRRWTEMPAGGHFAALEQPQRLAEEIRAFFRPLREA from the coding sequence ATGAGCAACGCAACCCAGCCGATCGAGCCGTCGATCGAGCCATTTCGCATCGCCATTCCGGATGCCGACCTGATTGAGCTGCGCCAGCGCCTCGCGCGCGTACGTCTTGCCCCCGGCCTGCAGGAGCAGGGCTGGCACCAGGGCGTCAACCCCGGCTTCCTGTACGGCCTGCTCGACTACTGGGCGCGCGATTTCGACTGGCGCACCCAGGAAGCGCGCCTGAACGCCTTGCCGCAGTACCTCGCGCAATTGAAAGGGCGCACGATCCACTTCGTGCACCAGCCGGGCAAGGGTCCGGCGCCGCTGCCGCTGGTGCTGACGCATGGCTGGCCGGGCTCGTTCATCGAGTTCGAAAAGCTGATCCCGCTGCTGGCCGACCCGGGTGCGCACGGCGCCGATCCGGCTGACGCCTTCCACGTGGTCGTCCCGTCGCTGCCCGGCTACGCCTTTTCGCCGAGCGACGGCCACAAGGGCACCGGCACTTACGAGACGGCGGCGCTGTGGGCGGCCCTGATGACCCAGCTGGGCTACGAGCGCTTCGGCGCCCAGGGCGGAGACCTCGGCTCGAACCTCAGCAGCTGGCTCGGCATCCGCTTCCCCGAGCGCCTGATCGGGATGCACCTGAACTACATCCCGACCTCGTACCAGCCACCGCTGGGCGACGGGCAGCCGCCCCTCACGCCCGAGGAACAGGCATGGAAGAAGCGCCAGGACGCATGGAAGGAGGAAGAGGGCGCGTACCGGCGCATGCATGCGACCAAGCCCTACACGGCGGCGGCCGGACTGAACGATTCGCCGGCCGGGCTGGCCGCCTGGATCGCCGAGAAATTCCACGCCTGGAGCGACGACTTCGACAAGTCGATTTCGCTCGACACGCTGCTCACCGACATCAGCCTGTACTGGTTCACGCAAACCATCTTTTCGTCGTTCCAGATGTATGTCGAAGACAGCGCGCGTCCGGTCAAGCCGGAAGGCCGGGTGCAGCCGCCGATCGGCGTGGCGGCCTTCCCCTCTGAAATCCCGATGCCGCCGCGCAGCTGGGCCGAGCGCTGCTTCGACGTGCGGCGCTGGACCGAGATGCCGGCCGGCGGCCACTTCGCCGCGCTCGAGCAGCCGCAACGGCTGGCCGAGGAAATCCGCGCCTTCTTCCGGCCCTTGCGCGAAGCCTGA
- a CDS encoding GAF domain-containing protein, translated as MHINPERSTRPDYDLLVRQVASVLEGERDLTANASQFSALVYDTLSDLNWAGFYLTVPSKKGEGQDLLVGPFQGKPACARIPFGRGVCGTTAVKRETIVVPNVHAFPGHIACDSASNSEIVLPVIKDGKLVGVFDIDSPTLDRFSPEDKAGLEAMVAAFVAATDC; from the coding sequence ATGCACATCAATCCCGAACGCAGCACCCGTCCCGACTATGACCTGCTGGTGCGCCAGGTCGCCAGCGTCCTCGAAGGCGAGCGCGACCTCACCGCCAACGCTTCGCAGTTCTCGGCCCTGGTCTACGACACCCTCTCCGACCTGAACTGGGCCGGCTTTTACCTGACCGTGCCGAGCAAGAAAGGCGAAGGCCAGGACCTGCTGGTCGGCCCGTTCCAGGGCAAGCCGGCCTGCGCGCGCATCCCGTTCGGGCGCGGCGTGTGCGGCACCACCGCCGTCAAGCGCGAAACCATCGTCGTGCCAAACGTGCACGCCTTCCCCGGCCACATCGCCTGCGACTCGGCCTCGAACTCGGAAATCGTGCTGCCGGTGATCAAGGACGGCAAGCTGGTCGGCGTGTTCGACATCGACAGCCCGACCCTCGACCGCTTCTCGCCCGAAGACAAGGCCGGCCTGGAAGCGATGGTCGCGGCGTTCGTCGCCGCCACCGATTGCTGA
- the tal gene encoding transaldolase, translated as MNQLEQLKQYTTVVADTGDFQSIKAYAPQDATTNPSLILKAVQKPEYRPLLEKAVADANGASIDAIIDSLLIAFGTEILKYVPGRVSTEIDAALSFDTEATVAKGRELIALYEKAGIDRKRVLIKIASTWEGIRAAEILEKEGIRCNLTLLFSLCQAVACAEAGVQLISPFVGRIYDWYKKSTGTDYQGADDPGVQSVKRIYQYYRKFGYKTEVMGASFRNTSQILELAGCDLLTISPDLLQKLADTEGAVERKLSADAGDDVQKIAIDEKTFRFMLNEDAMGTEKLAEGIRAFCADSAKLRKMIEEML; from the coding sequence ATGAACCAACTCGAACAGCTCAAGCAGTACACCACCGTGGTCGCCGACACCGGTGACTTCCAGTCGATCAAGGCCTACGCGCCGCAGGACGCGACCACCAACCCGTCGCTGATCCTGAAAGCCGTGCAGAAGCCGGAATACCGTCCGCTGCTGGAAAAGGCCGTCGCCGACGCCAACGGCGCCTCGATCGACGCGATCATCGACAGCCTGCTGATCGCCTTCGGCACCGAGATCCTGAAGTACGTACCGGGCCGCGTCTCGACCGAGATCGACGCCGCCCTGTCGTTCGACACCGAAGCGACGGTGGCCAAGGGCCGCGAGCTGATCGCGCTGTACGAAAAGGCCGGCATCGACCGCAAGCGCGTCCTGATCAAGATCGCCTCGACCTGGGAAGGCATCCGCGCCGCCGAGATCCTGGAAAAAGAAGGCATCCGCTGCAACCTGACCCTGCTGTTCTCGCTGTGCCAGGCCGTGGCCTGCGCCGAAGCGGGCGTGCAGCTGATCTCGCCGTTCGTCGGCCGCATCTACGACTGGTACAAGAAATCGACCGGCACCGATTATCAAGGCGCCGACGATCCGGGCGTGCAGTCGGTCAAGCGCATCTACCAGTACTACCGCAAGTTCGGCTACAAGACCGAAGTGATGGGCGCGAGCTTCCGCAACACCTCGCAGATCCTGGAACTGGCCGGCTGCGACCTGCTGACCATCTCGCCGGACCTGCTGCAAAAGCTGGCCGACACCGAAGGCGCGGTCGAGCGCAAGCTGAGCGCCGACGCCGGTGACGACGTTCAAAAGATCGCGATCGACGAAAAGACCTTCCGCTTCATGCTGAACGAAGATGCGATGGGAACCGAGAAGCTGGCCGAAGGCATCCGCGCCTTCTGCGCCGACTCGGCCAAGCTGCGCAAGATGATCGAAGAAATGCTGTGA
- a CDS encoding nitronate monooxygenase family protein: MHATQSFLERLALRHPIIQAPMAGVSTPKMAAAVAGAGALGSLGLGAGTAAHARALIEETRALSRGQLNLNLFCHAPAARDGAREAAWLAHVAPLFAEAGAQPPAALDEIYQSFNQDEAMFRTVLEARPSVVSFHFGLPSSERIAAFHDAGVFTMATATNLQEARAIEAAGVQAIVAQGFEAGGHRGMFDPEATDERLSTAVLVRLLVKQTRLPVVAAGGVMDGAGVRAMLDLGAAAAQLGTAFILCPESAASGAYRANLKSERACATRMTAAISGRPARGMFNRLIAHGDAPGSPPAAAYPVAYDAAKQLHAAASKSGNHEFAAQWAGQGAPLAREMGAGALVRLLAEELQG, translated from the coding sequence ATGCATGCAACCCAGTCCTTCCTCGAACGGCTTGCCTTGCGCCACCCGATCATCCAGGCGCCGATGGCCGGCGTGTCGACGCCGAAGATGGCGGCCGCGGTCGCCGGTGCCGGTGCGCTCGGTTCGCTCGGGCTGGGGGCCGGCACTGCCGCCCACGCCCGCGCGCTGATCGAGGAGACGCGCGCCCTGAGCCGCGGGCAGCTCAACCTGAACCTGTTCTGTCACGCGCCGGCCGCACGCGACGGCGCGCGCGAAGCGGCCTGGCTGGCGCACGTGGCGCCGCTGTTCGCGGAGGCTGGCGCGCAGCCGCCCGCCGCGCTGGATGAAATCTACCAATCCTTCAACCAGGACGAGGCGATGTTCCGCACCGTGCTGGAGGCGCGCCCGAGCGTGGTCAGCTTTCACTTCGGCCTGCCGTCGAGCGAACGCATCGCCGCTTTCCACGACGCCGGCGTGTTCACGATGGCGACCGCGACCAACTTGCAGGAGGCGCGCGCGATCGAGGCGGCAGGCGTCCAGGCCATCGTCGCCCAGGGTTTTGAAGCCGGCGGGCACCGCGGCATGTTCGACCCGGAAGCGACCGACGAGCGCCTGAGCACGGCGGTGCTGGTGCGGCTGCTGGTCAAACAGACCCGCTTGCCGGTCGTGGCCGCCGGCGGCGTGATGGATGGCGCCGGTGTCCGGGCGATGCTGGACCTGGGCGCGGCGGCGGCGCAGCTGGGCACCGCCTTCATCCTGTGCCCGGAATCGGCGGCGAGCGGCGCCTACCGCGCCAACCTGAAGAGCGAGCGCGCCTGCGCCACGCGCATGACGGCCGCGATCTCGGGGCGGCCGGCGCGCGGCATGTTCAACCGCCTGATCGCGCACGGCGACGCGCCCGGCAGCCCGCCGGCGGCAGCGTACCCGGTGGCCTACGACGCGGCCAAGCAGCTGCACGCGGCCGCATCGAAGTCCGGCAACCACGAATTCGCGGCGCAGTGGGCGGGTCAAGGGGCGCCGCTGGCGCGCGAGATGGGGGCGGGGGCGCTGGTGCGGCTGCTGGCCGAGGAGCTGCAGGGATAA
- a CDS encoding methyl-accepting chemotaxis protein, which translates to MKTSSRLSLAGKLGSTFAAVIALAVIVGTVAIWQLAQVNDTSMKLSSHWMPSIRVIEDIKSQIARIRTRELQYVLSSDQAEMDKYDQVIAKDLEDLKKMQDDYVKLQVTPQEKEMYAQLQEMWARYMAEDAKIRSAGRANDDDRAKTLLRGESNKLVVAMRAHVDKIVDMYTDGGQAAAVEGNQRYTSSRVWILGLVLGSVVLGAAGAFAITRWLMRGLGGEPDYATEIVSRIAAGDLSVQVETRAGDRSSLLFAMKSMRDNLANIVGDVRGATGTIAQASSEIAGGNLDLSSRTEQQASSLEETAASMEQLTATVRQNAEHAAQANSLADSAAGVAQKGSSVVAQVVDTMGVIHSSSRKVVDIIGVIDGIAFQTNILALNAAVEAARAGEQGRGFAVVATEVRNLAQRSAAAAREIKELIGNSVQQVEAGNELVSQAGDTMAEVLQSVQRMHAIMTEISSASREQSAGIEQVNQAISQMDQVTQQNAALVQQAAGTAQDLQEQAGALEQLVSVFRLEQGGHGASALAPARAGQARTPALGYA; encoded by the coding sequence ATGAAAACTTCATCCCGATTATCTTTGGCAGGAAAACTAGGCAGTACGTTTGCAGCGGTAATTGCGCTGGCAGTCATTGTTGGCACGGTGGCAATTTGGCAATTGGCACAAGTAAATGACACGTCGATGAAATTGTCGTCGCATTGGATGCCGAGTATTCGTGTTATCGAAGACATCAAATCCCAGATCGCCCGTATTCGTACGCGTGAATTGCAATATGTGCTTTCCAGCGATCAGGCCGAGATGGATAAATACGACCAGGTCATCGCCAAGGACCTGGAAGATCTGAAGAAGATGCAGGACGACTACGTCAAGCTGCAGGTCACGCCACAGGAAAAGGAGATGTATGCGCAGCTCCAGGAGATGTGGGCGCGCTACATGGCCGAGGACGCCAAGATCCGCAGCGCCGGGCGCGCCAACGATGACGACCGCGCCAAGACCCTGCTGCGCGGCGAATCGAACAAGCTCGTGGTGGCCATGCGCGCGCACGTCGACAAGATCGTCGACATGTACACCGATGGCGGCCAGGCCGCCGCGGTCGAGGGCAACCAGCGCTACACCTCGTCGCGCGTCTGGATCCTCGGCCTGGTGCTGGGCAGCGTCGTACTGGGTGCGGCCGGCGCCTTTGCGATCACGCGCTGGCTGATGCGCGGCCTGGGCGGCGAGCCTGACTATGCCACCGAGATCGTCTCGCGCATCGCCGCGGGCGACTTGTCGGTGCAGGTCGAAACCCGCGCCGGCGACCGCTCCAGCCTGCTGTTCGCGATGAAATCGATGCGCGACAACCTGGCCAACATCGTCGGCGACGTGCGCGGCGCCACCGGCACCATCGCCCAGGCCTCGAGCGAGATCGCGGGCGGCAACCTCGACCTGTCCTCGCGCACCGAGCAGCAGGCCAGTTCGCTCGAAGAAACCGCCGCCTCGATGGAGCAGCTGACCGCCACCGTGCGCCAGAACGCCGAGCACGCGGCCCAGGCCAACAGCCTGGCCGACAGCGCCGCCGGCGTCGCGCAAAAGGGCAGCAGCGTGGTCGCCCAGGTGGTCGACACGATGGGTGTGATCCACTCCTCCTCGCGCAAGGTGGTCGACATCATCGGCGTGATCGACGGCATTGCCTTCCAGACCAATATCCTGGCCCTGAACGCGGCGGTCGAAGCGGCGCGTGCCGGCGAGCAGGGCCGCGGCTTCGCCGTGGTCGCGACCGAGGTGCGCAACCTGGCCCAGCGCTCGGCGGCGGCGGCCAGGGAAATCAAGGAGCTGATCGGTAACTCGGTGCAGCAGGTCGAAGCCGGCAATGAACTGGTGTCGCAGGCTGGCGATACCATGGCCGAGGTGCTGCAAAGCGTGCAGCGCATGCACGCGATCATGACCGAGATCAGCTCGGCGAGCCGCGAGCAGAGCGCCGGCATCGAGCAGGTCAACCAGGCGATTTCGCAGATGGACCAGGTCACCCAGCAGAACGCCGCCCTGGTGCAGCAGGCCGCGGGCACCGCCCAGGACCTGCAGGAACAGGCGGGCGCGCTGGAACAGCTGGTCAGCGTGTTCCGCCTGGAGCAGGGTGGCCACGGTGCGTCCGCACTGGCGCCCGCGCGCGCGGGGCAGGCGCGCACGCCCGCGCTGGGCTACGCCTGA
- a CDS encoding TauD/TfdA family dioxygenase, translated as MLRDLGLQDLPEDRRNGVLYALTLMLGYPTSTDQRTGRVAWDVKARPVAEGGARFTTFSERVGNADMHTDSSFYPMPEEQFILYVVAAARCNGGQSLLVGVEEIYQTLQASPAGRAAFELLSTTPVPFRVPAIYAAGDEQVEVFTATVFGPARRPGARCTIRWRYDSIMKGLAARPDLDTPELRDAIALMNHAAEHAAPRFVHQLATDTLLLVDNHHMLHGRTTYDDEKRHLIRIRISDLPNAERIGPSGVARD; from the coding sequence GTGCTGCGCGATCTCGGCCTGCAGGATCTGCCGGAAGACCGGCGCAACGGCGTCCTGTATGCGCTGACGCTCATGCTCGGCTATCCGACCTCGACCGACCAGCGCACCGGCCGCGTGGCCTGGGACGTCAAGGCGCGTCCGGTGGCCGAAGGCGGCGCGCGCTTCACCACGTTTTCCGAGCGGGTCGGCAATGCCGACATGCACACCGACTCCTCGTTCTATCCGATGCCGGAAGAGCAGTTCATCCTGTACGTGGTGGCGGCGGCGCGCTGCAATGGCGGCCAATCGCTGCTGGTGGGCGTCGAGGAAATTTACCAGACGCTGCAGGCCAGTCCGGCCGGCCGCGCCGCCTTCGAGCTGCTGAGCACGACCCCGGTGCCGTTCCGCGTGCCCGCCATCTACGCCGCCGGCGACGAGCAGGTCGAGGTGTTCACCGCCACCGTGTTCGGACCGGCGCGCCGTCCGGGCGCGCGCTGCACCATACGCTGGCGCTACGATTCGATCATGAAGGGCCTGGCCGCGCGTCCCGACCTCGACACGCCCGAGCTGCGCGATGCGATCGCGCTCATGAACCACGCCGCCGAGCATGCCGCGCCGCGCTTCGTGCACCAGCTGGCCACCGACACCCTGCTGCTGGTCGACAACCACCATATGCTGCATGGCCGCACCACCTACGATGACGAAAAGCGCCACCTGATCCGCATCCGCATTTCGGACCTGCCCAACGCCGAGCGCATCGGTCCGTCCGGCGTCGCCAGGGATTGA
- a CDS encoding MFS transporter, translated as MIAAHLAPGPAHVQEHADGLPPARRLWAMAALMTGVSMASLDTAIANTALPALAQQLHAGAAASVWIVNIYQLAMVATLLPFAALGESIGYRRVATAGLALFTLASLGCALAWDLPSLVAARLLQGIGGSAIMGVNTALLRAIYPARLQGQGFGVNALIVAVAFAVGPTLASLILSFASWPWLFAINVPLGAVAWVLARRVLPDNDRSPHALDRKAALYNALAFGLLILLLGDAAHGASAARLGLETLATLACFALLLRRQRGQAAPIFPTDLLARPLFALSALTAVCTFAVQSLAFVALPFHFEATLGRSPVETGFLLTPWPVMVGVMGPLAGRLSDRYHSGLLGGIGLLALCGGMLALLVMPAQAGALDIAWRMALCGVGFGFFQAPNMKAIMGSAPRERAGGASGIVATARLSGQALGAALVAWCLVLSPLRGTFDALAIAAALALIGALVSFARLGLGRPAA; from the coding sequence ATGATCGCAGCTCACCTCGCGCCGGGGCCGGCGCACGTGCAGGAACACGCCGACGGCCTGCCGCCGGCGCGCCGCCTGTGGGCGATGGCGGCGCTGATGACCGGGGTCTCGATGGCCTCGCTCGACACGGCGATCGCCAACACCGCGCTGCCGGCGCTGGCGCAGCAGTTGCACGCCGGCGCCGCCGCCTCGGTCTGGATCGTCAACATCTACCAGCTGGCGATGGTCGCCACGCTGCTGCCGTTCGCGGCGCTCGGCGAAAGCATCGGTTACCGGCGCGTCGCCACGGCCGGCCTGGCGCTGTTCACCCTGGCCTCGCTCGGCTGCGCGCTGGCCTGGGACTTGCCGTCGCTGGTCGCCGCGCGCCTGCTGCAGGGCATCGGCGGCAGCGCGATCATGGGCGTCAACACGGCGCTGCTGCGCGCCATCTACCCTGCGCGCCTGCAGGGCCAGGGCTTCGGCGTGAATGCGCTGATCGTGGCGGTCGCGTTCGCGGTCGGGCCGACACTGGCCTCGCTGATCCTGTCGTTCGCGTCCTGGCCCTGGCTGTTTGCGATCAACGTGCCGCTGGGCGCCGTGGCCTGGGTGCTGGCGCGGCGCGTCCTGCCGGACAACGACCGCTCACCGCATGCGCTGGACCGCAAGGCGGCGCTGTACAACGCGCTCGCCTTCGGCCTGCTGATCCTGCTGCTCGGCGACGCCGCCCACGGCGCCTCGGCGGCCCGCCTGGGCCTGGAAACGCTGGCCACGCTGGCCTGCTTCGCCTTGCTGCTGCGGCGCCAGCGCGGCCAGGCGGCGCCGATCTTTCCCACCGACCTGCTGGCGCGGCCGCTGTTCGCGCTGTCGGCGCTGACCGCGGTGTGCACCTTCGCGGTCCAGAGCCTGGCGTTCGTCGCCCTGCCCTTCCACTTCGAAGCCACGCTCGGCCGTTCGCCGGTCGAGACCGGCTTCCTGCTGACACCGTGGCCGGTCATGGTCGGCGTCATGGGACCGCTGGCCGGGCGCCTGAGCGACCGCTATCACTCCGGGCTGCTGGGCGGCATCGGCCTGCTGGCGCTGTGCGGCGGCATGCTGGCGCTGCTGGTGATGCCGGCGCAGGCAGGCGCGCTCGACATCGCCTGGCGCATGGCCTTGTGCGGGGTCGGCTTCGGCTTCTTCCAGGCGCCGAACATGAAAGCGATCATGGGCAGCGCCCCGCGCGAGCGCGCGGGCGGGGCCAGCGGCATCGTCGCCACCGCACGCCTGTCCGGCCAGGCGCTCGGCGCGGCGCTGGTGGCGTGGTGCCTGGTGCTGTCGCCGCTGCGCGGCACCTTCGATGCGCTCGCCATCGCGGCGGCGCTGGCGCTGATCGGCGCGCTGGTCAGCTTCGCCCGGCTCGGCCTGGGCCGTCCGGCAGCGTGA